In the genome of Pseudomonas protegens, one region contains:
- a CDS encoding YgdI/YgdR family lipoprotein — protein sequence MNVKYLGLLLIAVGALNLAGCASPTVVTLQNGTQYLTRDQPKTKTADGFYEFQDISGKTVRVKADDVATVRQEK from the coding sequence ATGAATGTGAAGTACCTGGGATTGCTGTTGATCGCCGTCGGCGCCCTGAACCTGGCCGGCTGCGCCTCGCCCACGGTGGTGACCTTGCAGAACGGTACCCAGTACCTGACCCGCGACCAGCCCAAGACCAAGACCGCCGATGGTTTCTACGAGTTCCAGGACATCTCCGGCAAGACCGTGCGGGTCAAGGCGGACGATGTGGCCACGGTCCGCCAGGAAAAGTGA
- a CDS encoding response regulator has translation MEKLKVVIADDHPIVLLGVRELMERDDRFEIVGEAVCSKGLIQQLESQPVDIVITDYNMPGDSPYGDGLKLVEYLKRNFPHLQILILTMISNQLILTRLRELGVVGVIQKSQLHEEIQTALKAIAQKGVYRSLEPAAHSVMESNVAIDERISTLSPKEFEILRLFVSGKSVSDIARSQNRSSKTISAQKISAMRKLDVQSDQDLLTYCIGRNIFN, from the coding sequence ATGGAAAAACTGAAAGTAGTCATTGCTGACGATCACCCTATTGTTTTGCTCGGTGTGCGCGAGCTCATGGAGCGCGACGACCGCTTCGAAATTGTCGGTGAAGCAGTATGTTCCAAAGGCTTGATCCAGCAGCTGGAATCCCAGCCGGTGGACATTGTCATTACCGACTACAACATGCCCGGAGACTCGCCTTACGGCGATGGCCTGAAGCTGGTGGAGTACCTCAAGCGCAACTTCCCGCACTTGCAGATCCTGATCCTGACCATGATTTCCAATCAACTGATCCTCACCCGCCTGCGCGAGTTGGGGGTGGTGGGCGTGATCCAGAAAAGCCAGTTGCACGAGGAGATCCAGACCGCCCTCAAGGCCATCGCGCAAAAAGGCGTGTACCGCAGCCTGGAGCCGGCCGCCCATTCGGTGATGGAATCGAATGTGGCGATCGACGAGCGGATTTCCACCCTGTCGCCCAAGGAATTTGAAATCCTGCGCCTGTTCGTTTCCGGCAAGAGTGTCAGCGACATCGCCCGCAGCCAGAACCGCAGCTCCAAAACCATCAGTGCCCAGAAGATCTCCGCCATGCGCAAGCTGGACGTGCAGAGCGACCAGGACCTGCTGACCTACTGCATTGGCCGCAATATCTTCAACTGA
- a CDS encoding TIGR03067 domain-containing protein: protein MDSSSALKHADLLELEALQGAWEQTSMEDSGVLDPPDEHSAPGALTLIEGNRFRVVTVAGDTLLAGSFSLDSSTRPKSITWVDSMGADAGKPLPASYQLSADEFVFIAADEGQPRPTRFSTGPGQTLRRFVRVRQGQ from the coding sequence ATGGATAGTTCGTCAGCCTTGAAGCACGCCGACCTGCTGGAGCTCGAGGCGCTGCAAGGCGCCTGGGAACAGACCTCGATGGAAGACAGCGGCGTGCTCGACCCGCCGGACGAGCACAGCGCGCCAGGCGCCCTGACCCTGATCGAAGGCAACCGCTTTCGCGTGGTGACGGTGGCCGGGGACACCCTGCTGGCGGGGAGCTTCAGCCTCGACAGCAGCACCCGGCCCAAGTCGATCACCTGGGTCGACTCCATGGGCGCCGACGCCGGCAAGCCCTTGCCGGCCAGCTACCAACTGAGCGCCGATGAGTTCGTGTTCATCGCCGCAGACGAGGGGCAACCGCGGCCCACCCGTTTCAGCACCGGCCCGGGCCAGACCCTGCGCCGCTTTGTCCGCGTCCGCCAGGGCCAGTAA
- a CDS encoding VRR-NUC domain-containing protein: MTSNPLENPLYYLCNFQQVLSWLELRYADVLSPEEQRFISDFAVLAEPSQALLVRMVMRKGRHFRLSKLNYPEIADSAEALLPLLALGWVDEQAPLTLDELFGLLQKAEILQCFRDQGLPAKAKKSQWLEALQALDPQPQAFGQWCPALEDRLLSLTVMPLCDRLRLMFFGNLHQDWSEFVLADLGIYSYETVEISADARGLRSRDDVDGYIYLQQCQEAFEAGEPVPAVLQRIVAFSSANAWLQKRRAKLLFQLGQHCERLVDWPLARQIYQQCSYPGARLRLIRVLELSAEYQAALTLAEQAAAAPQSAAEAQQLLRVMPRLRRKLGGPPASRVVSREVARLDLSLPRDASGLTVELQVQAHLHQPQAPVHYVENSLINSLFGLLCWPAIFAPLPGAFFHPFQRGPVDLLSEDFHPRRSELFQACLEELEDGRYRDSIRQRFVAKWGLQSPFVFWGALSQELLELALDCLPAEHLKHWFQRLLLDIRANRAGMPDLIQFWPEEKRYRMIEVKGPGDRLQDNQLRWLDFCQEHQMPVAVCYVQWQDHSS; the protein is encoded by the coding sequence GTGACTTCCAACCCCCTCGAAAACCCCCTCTATTACCTGTGCAACTTCCAGCAAGTGCTGAGCTGGCTTGAGCTGCGCTATGCCGACGTGCTGAGCCCCGAGGAGCAGCGCTTCATCAGCGATTTCGCCGTCCTGGCCGAGCCGTCCCAGGCCTTGCTGGTGCGCATGGTGATGCGCAAGGGCCGGCATTTTCGCCTGAGCAAGCTGAACTACCCGGAAATCGCCGACAGCGCCGAGGCCCTGTTGCCGTTGCTGGCGCTGGGCTGGGTCGACGAGCAGGCGCCGTTGACCCTGGATGAGCTGTTCGGCCTGCTGCAAAAGGCCGAGATCCTGCAGTGCTTCCGCGACCAGGGCTTGCCGGCCAAGGCCAAGAAGAGCCAGTGGCTGGAGGCGTTGCAGGCGCTGGATCCGCAACCGCAGGCTTTTGGCCAATGGTGCCCGGCGCTGGAGGACCGGCTCCTGAGCCTGACGGTCATGCCCCTGTGCGATCGGCTGCGGCTGATGTTCTTCGGCAACCTTCATCAGGACTGGTCGGAGTTCGTGCTCGCGGACCTGGGGATCTACAGCTACGAGACCGTCGAGATCAGCGCGGATGCCCGGGGCCTGCGCAGTCGCGACGACGTCGACGGTTACATCTACCTGCAGCAATGCCAGGAGGCCTTCGAGGCCGGCGAGCCGGTGCCGGCGGTGCTGCAGCGCATCGTCGCCTTCAGCAGCGCCAACGCCTGGTTGCAGAAGCGGCGCGCCAAGCTGCTGTTCCAGCTGGGCCAGCATTGCGAACGCCTGGTCGACTGGCCGCTGGCCCGGCAGATCTATCAGCAGTGCAGCTACCCCGGGGCGCGCTTGCGGCTGATCCGGGTTCTGGAGCTCAGCGCCGAGTACCAGGCGGCCCTGACCCTGGCCGAACAAGCCGCGGCGGCGCCGCAGAGCGCCGCCGAGGCCCAGCAGTTGCTGCGGGTGATGCCGCGCTTGCGGCGCAAGCTGGGCGGGCCACCGGCGTCCCGGGTGGTCAGCCGCGAGGTGGCGCGACTGGATCTGAGCCTGCCTCGGGACGCCAGCGGGCTGACGGTGGAGCTGCAGGTCCAGGCTCATCTGCATCAGCCCCAGGCGCCGGTGCATTACGTGGAGAACAGCCTGATCAACTCGCTGTTCGGGCTGCTGTGCTGGCCGGCGATCTTTGCGCCCTTGCCGGGGGCGTTCTTCCACCCGTTCCAGCGCGGGCCGGTGGATCTGTTGAGCGAGGACTTTCATCCGCGGCGCAGCGAGCTGTTCCAGGCGTGCCTGGAGGAGTTGGAGGATGGCCGCTACCGGGACAGCATTCGTCAGCGCTTCGTCGCCAAGTGGGGCCTGCAATCGCCTTTCGTGTTCTGGGGCGCCTTGAGCCAGGAGCTGCTGGAACTGGCCCTGGACTGCCTGCCGGCCGAGCATCTGAAGCACTGGTTCCAGCGGCTGCTGCTGGACATCCGGGCCAACCGCGCCGGCATGCCGGACCTGATCCAGTTCTGGCCCGAGGAAAAGCGCTACCGGATGATCGAGGTCAAGGGCCCGGGGGATCGCCTGCAGGACAACCAGTTGCGCTGGCTGGACTTCTGCCAGGAGCACCAGATGCCGGTGGCGGTGTGTTACGTGCAGTGGCAGGACCACTCCTCGTGA
- a CDS encoding ATP-dependent DNA helicase: MSYRVAVRALCEFSAKTGDLDLRFTPSPSALEGMLGHRTVAARRNPDYQSEVPLEGRYGELLVRGRADGYDPAQNLLEEIKTYRGDLARMPDNHRQLHWAQARVYGWLLCQSLQLPSLRVSLVYFDVASEQETALVEEHSAEALEAFFKRQCAVFLQWAQQELAHRQARDQATRALNFPHATFRQGQRHLAESVYKAVSTGRCLLAQAPTGIGKTLGTIFPMLKAMAPQQLDKLLFLTAKTPGRQLALDAARVLFAGHAGLPLRVLELVARDKACEHPDKACHGDSCPLAKGFYQRLPAARQAASRVPLLDRQALRQVALEHQVCPYYLSQEMARWSDLLVADYNYYFDFSALLFGLAQANQWQLAVLVDEAHNLVERGRGMYSASLDQQQLASVRQTAPQALKSALQRLNREWNALHKEQLAPYQAYAQLPTALLRALTLCVAALGDYFNEHPQGLDAGLQGLYFELLHFARVAELFDERQFIFDISKRALSAKRSLSRLCLRNVVPAALLGPRLSAARSTVLFSATLNPERYYRDLLGLPDNAVWLEVESPFAAAQLQVQIISRISTRYVHRQASLAPIVELLARQFAARPGNYLAFFSSFDYLQQVAELLAREHRHIPLWLQSRGMDEASREDFLQQFRAEGQGIGFAVLGGAFGEGIDLPGTKLIGAFVATLGLPQLNPLNEQMKQRMTALFGCGYDYTYLYPGLQKVVQAAGRVIRSQTDRGVLMLIDDRFAEPRVRQLLPGWWAIQAEAGEAADPGLLAGAGGD; the protein is encoded by the coding sequence GTGAGCTATCGCGTCGCGGTGCGCGCCCTGTGTGAGTTCAGCGCCAAGACCGGCGACCTGGATCTGCGCTTCACCCCGTCGCCCAGTGCCCTGGAGGGCATGCTCGGGCACCGCACCGTGGCGGCCCGGCGCAACCCCGACTACCAGAGCGAAGTGCCCCTGGAGGGTCGCTACGGCGAGCTGCTGGTCAGGGGGCGGGCGGACGGTTACGACCCGGCGCAGAACCTGCTGGAAGAGATCAAGACCTACCGCGGCGATCTGGCGCGCATGCCGGACAACCACCGGCAGCTGCATTGGGCCCAGGCCAGGGTCTATGGCTGGCTGCTGTGCCAGAGCCTGCAACTGCCGAGCCTGCGGGTGTCGCTGGTGTATTTCGACGTGGCCAGCGAACAGGAAACCGCCCTGGTGGAGGAGCACAGTGCCGAGGCACTGGAGGCGTTCTTCAAGCGCCAATGCGCGGTGTTCCTGCAGTGGGCGCAGCAGGAGCTGGCTCACCGCCAGGCCCGCGATCAGGCGACCCGGGCCCTGAACTTTCCCCACGCGACGTTCCGCCAGGGCCAGCGGCACCTGGCCGAGTCGGTGTACAAGGCGGTCAGCACCGGTCGCTGCCTGTTGGCCCAGGCTCCCACCGGCATCGGCAAGACCCTGGGCACGATTTTCCCCATGCTCAAGGCCATGGCCCCGCAGCAGTTGGACAAGCTGCTGTTCCTCACCGCCAAGACCCCGGGGCGGCAACTGGCCCTGGATGCGGCCCGGGTGCTGTTCGCCGGGCACGCCGGGCTGCCTTTGCGGGTCCTGGAACTGGTGGCCCGGGACAAGGCCTGCGAACACCCGGACAAAGCCTGTCACGGTGACTCCTGTCCCTTGGCCAAGGGCTTCTACCAGCGCCTGCCGGCGGCGCGCCAGGCGGCCAGCCGGGTGCCGCTGCTTGACCGCCAGGCGCTGCGCCAGGTGGCCCTGGAGCATCAGGTGTGCCCGTACTACTTGAGTCAGGAAATGGCCCGCTGGAGCGATTTGCTGGTGGCCGACTACAACTACTACTTCGACTTCAGCGCCTTGCTGTTCGGTCTGGCCCAGGCCAATCAGTGGCAGTTGGCGGTGCTGGTGGACGAAGCGCACAACCTGGTGGAACGCGGGCGCGGCATGTACAGCGCGAGCCTGGATCAGCAACAGCTGGCCAGCGTGCGCCAGACGGCGCCCCAGGCACTGAAGAGCGCCTTGCAACGCCTGAATCGAGAATGGAATGCCCTGCACAAGGAGCAGCTTGCGCCCTATCAGGCCTATGCCCAGCTGCCCACGGCGCTGCTCAGGGCCCTGACCCTGTGCGTCGCAGCCCTGGGCGACTACTTCAACGAGCACCCCCAGGGCCTGGACGCCGGCCTGCAGGGGCTGTACTTCGAGCTGCTGCACTTTGCCCGGGTGGCGGAGCTGTTCGATGAGCGCCAGTTCATCTTCGACATCAGCAAGCGTGCCCTGAGCGCCAAGCGCAGCCTGTCGCGGCTGTGCCTGCGCAATGTGGTGCCGGCGGCGTTGCTTGGCCCGCGCTTGAGCGCGGCCCGCAGCACGGTGCTGTTTTCCGCCACCCTCAATCCCGAGCGTTACTACCGTGACCTGCTGGGGCTGCCGGACAACGCGGTGTGGCTGGAGGTGGAGTCACCCTTTGCCGCCGCGCAGTTGCAGGTGCAGATCATCAGCCGCATCTCCACCCGCTATGTGCACCGGCAGGCGTCGCTGGCGCCGATCGTCGAGTTGCTGGCCCGCCAGTTCGCGGCGCGACCGGGCAACTACCTGGCGTTTTTCAGCAGTTTCGATTATCTGCAGCAGGTGGCCGAGCTGCTGGCCCGGGAACATCGGCACATTCCCCTGTGGTTGCAGTCCCGGGGCATGGATGAAGCCTCGCGCGAGGACTTTCTCCAGCAGTTTCGTGCCGAGGGGCAGGGCATCGGCTTTGCCGTCCTCGGCGGGGCGTTCGGTGAAGGCATCGACCTGCCCGGGACGAAGCTGATCGGCGCCTTTGTCGCCACCCTGGGGCTGCCCCAGCTCAACCCGCTGAACGAGCAGATGAAACAGCGCATGACGGCGCTGTTCGGTTGCGGCTACGACTACACCTACCTGTATCCCGGCTTGCAGAAGGTGGTGCAGGCGGCGGGGCGGGTGATTCGCAGCCAGACCGATCGTGGCGTGCTGATGCTGATTGACGACCGTTTCGCCGAGCCCCGGGTGCGGCAGTTGTTGCCGGGTTGGTGGGCGATTCAGGCCGAAGCTGGTGAAGCGGCTGACCCAGGGCTGCTGGCCGGCGCCGGTGGGGATTGA
- a CDS encoding hybrid sensor histidine kinase/response regulator gives MKYSNTFMENLTRSSIRLNKGLLTLAGVALLLFATLFWTTQRLIEEQHNSVRLHFARLMENIQEQELFLQQLAFRQSTEALLAAEQPPPGDAGEASQAYPHLVLTPFGLSFSPPPQAAEELPKVFALGLQLSSFYNAFWSTSHYHAPRTFLFNRFGHYDISLPAARQARGDPWNGNGAHDSELERVLLQLRTKNNGSRDHQVHWETYPLPAALDVAPKLLAYIHLPLGPQQLQLHGANSWMMVASLLNLDKINDIERLMDWSIYDDFTLIAPSGSVLSGSAPAAKALREGPNFGLRGMVFKVTSPTPALWTGLYSISYKSYLGYALWLLLSLPALAVGAITCGWIASRWYRDRVVAPAQLAHQSIAESEAFSRVVLDTAPTGLCVVRHEDFQVLMENRQAAQWPGTPQLLSLLQRDPPLSDSGTTCLEIEGRHLQVGLVTTRYQGQQVLLCSFNDITAHVQDAQLLEQARVAADAANQAKTLFLATMSHEIRTPLYGVLGTLELLGLTPLDARQSEYLNTIQRSSSNLFQLISDVLDVSKIESGQMSIDPVEFCPLDMVEEALRSYATFAERRGLLLYACIDPSLPNLMLGDAGRIRQILSNLLSNAIKFTDSGRVVLRVRVLAQQDREASIEWQVTDTGIGISPSQQPQLFAPFYQVRDASNEAGAGLGLAICQRLSEMMGGHIQVISEPGLGSSFSLRLSLQCLAAALPGAVSLPEGPPVYVRAPVPELQKSTCEWLNRLGLQAYPLPLCVDDKPRNTVLIDMLPRDSQPGWPGPCVTALAAGHRDHPQAQWAVDAHDIRAIAQAAALARQGQPLDLLQRAPGTLRRLELNVLVAEDNPLNRTIIKEQLEALGCTVTLASNGEQALEQWQPQLFDIAVTDVNMPLMNGYDLARELRRREPALPIIGVTANALREEGSRCLAAGMSAWIVKPMTLQVLRGQLEKLCPVPDNNTAAPVAIGPAPAPQPQEPALAEQRIQVSEKMRPLFLSTMRDDLQRLAKALEAGSGQTAAERLHSIAGAMGAVQAGILAKACAELECQLLENTLNPILESQVRQLMQRLSELLLPLE, from the coding sequence ATGAAATACAGCAATACCTTCATGGAGAACCTGACTCGCAGTTCGATCCGTCTGAACAAGGGCCTGTTGACGCTGGCGGGCGTCGCGCTGCTGCTGTTCGCCACGCTGTTCTGGACCACTCAGCGCCTGATCGAGGAGCAGCACAACAGCGTCAGGCTGCATTTCGCGCGGCTGATGGAAAACATCCAGGAGCAGGAACTGTTTCTGCAGCAACTGGCCTTCCGTCAATCGACCGAGGCGCTGCTGGCTGCCGAACAGCCCCCGCCCGGCGACGCCGGTGAAGCCTCCCAGGCCTACCCGCACCTGGTCTTGACGCCCTTCGGATTGAGCTTCAGCCCGCCCCCCCAGGCCGCCGAGGAGCTGCCCAAGGTCTTCGCCCTGGGCCTGCAGCTGTCGAGCTTCTACAACGCCTTCTGGTCCACGTCGCACTATCACGCGCCACGCACCTTCCTGTTCAACCGCTTCGGCCACTACGACATCAGCCTGCCGGCGGCGCGCCAGGCCCGGGGCGATCCGTGGAATGGCAACGGCGCCCATGACAGCGAGCTGGAACGGGTGCTGCTGCAACTGAGGACCAAGAACAACGGCTCGCGGGACCACCAGGTCCACTGGGAGACCTACCCGCTCCCGGCGGCACTGGACGTCGCGCCCAAGCTGCTGGCCTACATCCATCTGCCCCTCGGGCCGCAGCAGTTGCAGCTGCATGGCGCCAACAGCTGGATGATGGTGGCGTCGCTGCTCAACCTGGACAAGATCAACGACATTGAGCGGCTCATGGACTGGTCGATCTATGACGACTTCACCCTCATCGCGCCTTCCGGCAGCGTACTCAGCGGCTCCGCGCCTGCGGCCAAGGCATTGCGCGAAGGCCCGAACTTCGGCTTGCGGGGCATGGTGTTCAAGGTCACCAGCCCCACTCCGGCGCTCTGGACCGGGCTCTACAGCATCAGCTACAAAAGTTATCTCGGTTATGCCCTGTGGCTGCTGCTGAGCCTCCCGGCGCTGGCCGTGGGCGCGATCACCTGTGGCTGGATCGCCAGCCGCTGGTACCGCGACCGGGTGGTGGCACCGGCGCAGCTGGCACACCAGAGCATTGCCGAGAGCGAGGCTTTCAGCCGCGTGGTGCTGGATACCGCGCCCACTGGGCTGTGCGTGGTACGCCATGAGGACTTCCAGGTGCTGATGGAGAATCGCCAGGCCGCGCAATGGCCAGGCACGCCCCAGTTGCTGAGCTTGCTGCAGCGCGACCCGCCCTTGAGCGACAGCGGCACAACCTGCCTCGAGATCGAGGGTCGGCACTTGCAGGTGGGCCTGGTCACGACCCGCTACCAGGGACAGCAGGTCCTGCTGTGCAGCTTCAATGACATCACCGCGCACGTGCAGGACGCACAACTGCTGGAACAGGCCCGGGTCGCAGCAGACGCGGCCAACCAGGCCAAGACCTTGTTCCTGGCCACCATGAGCCACGAGATCCGCACCCCGCTGTATGGCGTGCTCGGCACCCTGGAACTGCTGGGCCTGACCCCGCTCGACGCGCGCCAGAGCGAGTACCTGAACACCATCCAGCGCTCCTCCAGCAACTTGTTCCAACTGATCAGCGATGTGCTGGATGTGTCCAAGATCGAGTCCGGCCAGATGAGCATCGACCCCGTGGAGTTCTGTCCACTGGACATGGTGGAAGAGGCGCTGCGCAGCTACGCGACCTTTGCCGAGCGCCGCGGATTGCTGCTCTACGCCTGCATCGACCCGAGCCTGCCGAACCTGATGCTGGGGGATGCCGGGCGCATCCGGCAGATTCTCAGCAACCTGTTGAGTAACGCCATCAAGTTCACCGACAGCGGCCGGGTGGTGCTGCGCGTCCGGGTGCTGGCGCAGCAGGACCGCGAGGCCAGCATCGAATGGCAAGTCACCGACACCGGGATCGGCATCTCGCCGTCGCAGCAGCCGCAGTTGTTCGCCCCCTTCTATCAGGTCCGCGATGCCTCCAACGAGGCCGGTGCCGGGCTTGGGCTGGCGATCTGTCAGCGTCTGAGCGAGATGATGGGCGGACACATACAGGTGATCAGCGAACCGGGGCTGGGCAGCAGTTTTTCCCTGCGCCTGAGCCTGCAGTGCCTGGCGGCAGCCCTGCCTGGCGCCGTGTCGCTGCCCGAAGGACCGCCGGTGTATGTCCGGGCGCCGGTGCCGGAGCTGCAGAAAAGCACCTGCGAATGGCTCAACCGCCTCGGCCTGCAGGCCTATCCGCTGCCCCTGTGCGTGGACGATAAACCGCGCAACACGGTGCTGATCGACATGCTGCCCCGTGACAGTCAGCCTGGCTGGCCCGGTCCCTGTGTCACCGCCCTGGCAGCGGGTCACCGCGACCACCCGCAGGCGCAATGGGCGGTCGATGCCCACGATATCCGCGCCATCGCCCAGGCCGCGGCGCTGGCCCGCCAGGGACAACCCCTGGATCTGCTGCAGCGCGCACCCGGCACCTTGCGCCGACTGGAGCTCAATGTCCTGGTGGCGGAAGACAACCCGCTGAACCGGACCATCATCAAGGAACAACTCGAGGCCCTGGGGTGCACGGTGACCCTGGCGTCCAACGGCGAACAGGCCCTGGAACAATGGCAGCCCCAGCTGTTCGACATTGCCGTCACCGACGTCAACATGCCGCTCATGAACGGCTACGACCTGGCCCGGGAACTGCGTCGACGGGAACCGGCGCTGCCGATCATCGGCGTCACCGCCAACGCCCTGCGCGAGGAAGGCAGCCGCTGCCTGGCCGCCGGCATGAGTGCCTGGATCGTCAAGCCCATGACCCTGCAGGTTCTGCGCGGGCAACTGGAGAAACTCTGCCCGGTGCCCGATAACAATACCGCGGCGCCCGTGGCCATCGGACCGGCGCCAGCGCCCCAGCCTCAGGAGCCGGCTCTGGCCGAGCAGCGGATACAGGTGTCGGAGAAGATGCGACCGCTGTTCCTGAGCACCATGCGCGACGATCTGCAACGCTTGGCCAAGGCGCTGGAAGCCGGCTCGGGCCAGACCGCCGCCGAGCGCCTGCACAGCATTGCCGGGGCCATGGGCGCGGTGCAGGCCGGTATCCTGGCCAAGGCCTGCGCCGAACTGGAGTGCCAATTGCTGGAAAACACGTTGAACCCGATTCTGGAGAGCCAAGTCAGGCAACTGATGCAACGCTTGTCGGAACTTCTGCTGCCCCTTGAATAA